The nucleotide window TTTAAAATCTTGAATAAAACGAAAAGGCTAATTATAAGTTCCAGATTGCTAAGGGGGCTTAAATTTTTGGATACGTTGAAGAAATCAAAGAACCATAGGGGAAGATAAATAAGGACGTTGTGAACTATTCCAATGTTTAACGATAACTTAACGAATAAACGAAAAATAAGTGCTAAAGTTATGATGTTTAGTCTGTCCATGAAGAAAGTTAAATTGGAATGTGTTAATGTTTTTCTTTCTTTGAATAACCGATTTCCTGCAAACTAAGGAAAAATAGTAGAGGAAAAAGCCTAAAGGATTGAGCTTATTTCTAAGTTTTTTTACTGAAAGGTTCATGGTATTTTCATTTTATTTTTTAGAACTCTTATAATTCCTTTTATATCATATCTTTTTTTGAGGCTAAAATCTTAAGGCATTTAAAAACTTTCCAAGGAGGTAAAATGAAGCTTACAGGAAAAACTTCCGTTTACGGTATTATTGGTTATCCTGTAAAGCACTCTCTTTCTCCACTAATGCAGACTGCTGCTTTTCAGCATTTAGGGATTGATGCTGTTTATGTTCCTTTTGAAGTAAATCCTGAAAGCTTAGAAGAAGCGGTTAAAGGACTGAAAGCTTTAAACGTTAAAGGTTTCAATGTTACGGTTCCTCATAAAGAAAGTATTGTAGAGTATCTTGATTTTTTAAGTGAGGATGCAGAGTTTTTACAAGCTGTTAATACTGTGAAAAACGAGGATGGGAAACTTATCGGCTACAATACCGATGCCGATGGCTTTTTAAACTCTCTTATAGAAGAGGGTGTAGAACTTCAAGGAAAGAGAGTCACGATTTTAGGGGCTGGAGGGGCTGCAAGAGCTGTTGGTTATGCAGTTTTAAAGGGAGGGGCAAAGTTTATAAATATTGTTAATAGAAGTTTTTCTAAGGCTAAGGCTGTTGGAGAACTTCTCTCAAAGAA belongs to Desulfurobacteriaceae bacterium and includes:
- a CDS encoding shikimate dehydrogenase codes for the protein MKLTGKTSVYGIIGYPVKHSLSPLMQTAAFQHLGIDAVYVPFEVNPESLEEAVKGLKALNVKGFNVTVPHKESIVEYLDFLSEDAEFLQAVNTVKNEDGKLIGYNTDADGFLNSLIEEGVELQGKRVTILGAGGAARAVGYAVLKGGAKFINIVNRSFSKAKAVGELLSKKGNVLVFQLKENVVESLLQDTNILINTTSIGMKESDPKLFNYELIPEGITVVDIIYNPAETPLLKAAKGKGCKTINGLGMLIHQGAIAFKIWTEKEAPVDTMKKVLEEELYG